A stretch of DNA from Candidatus Pantoea bituminis:
CTTTAGCTCATTGAGCGCATCGGCGACGGTACGTTTAGCTAACACATCCAGCGACGCCTGCTCGGCTTCGTCTGCGATGGATTTGAAGTACCAGCAAAGGTTAGCGCTGACCAGACAACGTGGTGCGACATCAGGGCGCGATGCCCAGATTTTCTTGTCTTCAATCACAGAGACATAGATGTCACGTAGCGTGATGTCTGCAGCAGCACGCCCCAGATGAATCGAACCGGTTCTGCCTAACGTCGAGACGATAATACCGTCACGTGTTAAAGGAACCATCAGTTTGCGTATAAAGCTGGGATTGGCTTCAAGGCCATAAGCCAGAACTGCGCTGGTTGAGCGTTTTCCCATTTGCTCCGCCATCGCTACGCTAAGAACCATTTGCAAAGCTGTCGGGAAGCGGTAATCAAGCATTTCTTTATCCTGAGTTGCGGTGCATCTTATTGTTTTATTGCCGCATAAGTGAACACTGAATGAGCAATAAATATAACAAACACTGTTGCTTTTTTGAAGCAAGGCCACAGCGACAAGGCACGTATTCACCAAAGCCCGCAGCACGATAGCACAAGGTGCTTAGCCTGCTAACTGCCAAATTGTTCTGGCGTTAGTTTATCGCTGCCGTAGGTGCGGGAAGCCTTTGTTTTAGCAGCATGACCAATAACACGTTAATGATTGCCAGGACGCAAAGCAACCCTAGCGTGGCGGGTGCGCCCAGGGTTTCGAACACATAACCCCTACCAGCGGTGTGAGTGCCTGACCAATCAACGCCGGGCGCGCCATCCGCCCGACGACAATTGCATAGGCTTCCGGTTTGACCATCGCCAGCGGTAAAGTTCCCCGCACGATGGCACGTAATCCATTTCCGGCACCGTAAAGCACCATGCTGAGCAAGGCCATGTGGGGAAAGCAGGCTAATAGCAGCAAGCCGATCGCCACTAATCCCACCGAAAAAAGGTGGTCCAGATAGGATGCCCACGCTTAAAAGCGATATCAACAATACGCGATCCCACCTGACACGGGCCCAGAATGGCGCTGATAGCCAACGCCGACGTCAAGCTATGACCGCTGGCCTGCAGCAGGCTGATCAGCTGCACTGAAATCGCCGTCATAATCACCGACGCAAGCGTGAAAATGGCACACAGCAGCCAAAACAGCGACGGTGCGATGTCGCTGTTAGTCTGCGTTGCGGATTTCGGTTTCAGGTTGCGAACCGGTTTGACATTGGGTAACGCATAAAAGTAGGCAGGTAGAACAGAGAGCAGAAGCATAGCGGCGATGGCAAAGCAGGCGCCACGCCACGCTAGCCAGTGAATAAGCAACGCGGTGCCGGGCCAGACGAGTGTGGTGCAAAATCCAGAAATCAGCGTGATGCCGGTGATCGCCGAACGCGCCTGGCCGCCATAACGTGTTCCGAGCGTGGCAAACAGCGCATCGTATAAACCCATTGCCATGCCAATGCCGATAATGACCCAGGCAAACAGAAACAGCGCCAGTGATTGGCTCAAGCCCATGATCACCAAGCCTACGGCCATGACTGCCCCACTTAAGGCCAGCAGCAGGCGCCCCCGTTTTGGCAATGATGCGTCCGCTCAGCGGTGCCAGCAATCCTGACACTAAAATGCCGGTCGATAATGCGCCGTAAACCCATTGTTGCGACCAACCGGTTTCCGCAACAATGGAATTCGCCATCACCGCCATCAAATAGAACGATCCGCCCCAGGAAAGTATCTGCACTAAACCCAACGTGATAATGGCGGCCACGCCTGGTTTGTTTGTTTGGTTCACAACTGAAATCCGTTAGCTGGCAAAGCATTTTTATAACATGTTCTGGGATAAGGAAAAATGGTGCCAGAAGCGAAGCTACCCGCTTTTCTCTGTTTAGCCTGAATGCAGGCACTATTTTAATGAATACTTTAAAAGTATGTTGTAACTAGAATCACTATTGCGGGGAAATTAACTTCTGCGACAGTAAGGATGTTGTAATTAAGGAGGCGAATATGGCGCGCTACGACTTAGTGGCAGATTTACACCAGTGCGTAAATGATTTAGAACGGGCGCTTGGCCGCCTGAGAGCGACCCTTGAATCCCAACCGTTGCTGATTGCACGCGTATTTAGCCTGCCGCCAATTGAAAAAGGCCGCGAGCATGATCCCATTACGCAAATTGAAGTTGAGCAACATCTGGGAGAAGCCGCGCGCGACATGGCGTTGAATCATTATTGTCGCCTGTTCATGCAGCATCAGTCGGAAAAACTCAGTACCAAAGCAGCGGTGCGCCTGCCGGGGGCGATTTGCATTGAATGCGATGACGCGATGGAGCAGGCGATCACTGCGCAAGTTGATGAGGTGAATCAGCTGAAAGCGCTGCTGGAAAAACTGATCACCGTTGATTCGGGTTTACCAAGTGAAGCGCGCTTCGAATTCGTCCACCACCATTTTCGCGGATTGATTACATTAAACGCTTACCGCACCGTTTCTTTACTGCAAGCGCCAGACAGCCTACGTTTTGGCTGGGCGAACAAACATGTGATCAAGAATGTAACGCGCGAAGAAATCATGGAAAAGTTGGATAAAAGCCTCAAGGCTGGACGTTCGCAAGCACCGTGGTCGCGCGAACAGTGGGCGCAAAAAGTTCAGGAGGAGTTGGAAAGCGTGCGGGCATTACCCACATCCGCTCGCTTGAAAATCAAGCGCCCGGTAAAAGTACAGCCTATTGCGCGTGTTTGGCGTGCCGATGAGAAGAAACAAACTCAGCTTGCCTGCCCTTCGCCGATTTTGGTGTTATGCCGCGATCGCACACAGGTGCCTGTGCTGGGTGAGCTGCTGAATTATGATGCGGATAACATCGCTTACCGCCATAAACCCGCCGCTGAACAGCTCTATTTGCTGATTCCCCGCCTGCATCTTTGGGTGGATGTGCCGGTTTAGGCAAATAAAGCCGGACATAAAAAAGGCCAGCATCACGCTGGCCTTCCCGATTAAAACACTTACTGCTTCATGCTGCCGACCATCTCTTCCGGGCGAACCCATTCATCGAACTCTTCTTCGGTGAGATAACCGAGTTTCAACGCTGACCCTTTCAGCGTCAGCCCTTCTTTATGGGCCTTCTTAGCAATTTCAGCCGCTTTGTCGTAACCGATATGCGTATTCAAGGCAGTAACCAGCATCAACGATTCATTCAGTAATTGCTCTATACGCTCACGTACGGGTTCAATCCCGATCGCACAGTGATGATTAAAGCTGTCCATGCCATCGGCCAACAGGCGAATCGATTGCAGGAAATTATGAATCACCATCGGGCGGAAGACGTTGAGCTCGAAGTTACCGGATGCGCCGCCCATGTTAATGGCCACGTCGTTACCCATCACCTGGCAGCACAACATCGTCATCGCTTCACACTGCGTCGGATTCAC
This window harbors:
- a CDS encoding RrF2 family transcriptional regulator encodes the protein MLDYRFPTALQMVLSVAMAEQMGKRSTSAVLAYGLEANPSFIRKLMVPLTRDGIIVSTLGRTGSIHLGRAAADITLRDIYVSVIEDKKIWASRPDVAPRCLVSANLCWYFKSIADEAEQASLDVLAKRTVADALNELKKRDTSNCTAVPEPDEVEDFCKKSR
- the tus gene encoding DNA replication terminus site-binding protein, producing MARYDLVADLHQCVNDLERALGRLRATLESQPLLIARVFSLPPIEKGREHDPITQIEVEQHLGEAARDMALNHYCRLFMQHQSEKLSTKAAVRLPGAICIECDDAMEQAITAQVDEVNQLKALLEKLITVDSGLPSEARFEFVHHHFRGLITLNAYRTVSLLQAPDSLRFGWANKHVIKNVTREEIMEKLDKSLKAGRSQAPWSREQWAQKVQEELESVRALPTSARLKIKRPVKVQPIARVWRADEKKQTQLACPSPILVLCRDRTQVPVLGELLNYDADNIAYRHKPAAEQLYLLIPRLHLWVDVPV